GGCTACTTTCTTATTTGCTAGCCAATACTAATTAGATTTTCAGAAAATTTATCAACTAACTCTATCTTTTTACGGTATAAAAGCAAAAACATTTATAGAGAATTCAAGTTACGCATTTTTACACATTTATTCTTAAACTCaagattatttttttacactCGCCCTTCTGTGATAAATTACATCGAAGTGATTGCCTGTAAACACTAACcacttcattctctttcttataaattgataaattatttttaaccaCATCATTTATCtcttttattgaatttaaaattatattaattatctataaaatataaaaattatcagatctatctcaaaattatattaatgatctataaaatataaaattttaataaaaatagaatatacaaatcataaaattaaaaacaattcatataattattaaataatattttaacataaaaattagtTGTACTTAATACAGTCTATCCTAACTTAGTCCTATATTACTCATATAGAGACTCAGGTTCAAGTATTCATATTCCAGtaccttatttaaaaaaaacaaaaaattatatttaatataaataattaaaaaatatattattaataaatcttattattataattttgaaatttaaaaataaaaaataaacagcGAAATTACGGATATTCCAAccaattaaaatatgaaaatagaGTCTCAGccatttatttacttaaaaaatgGAACGTTCAACTAAAATtacaaattgattttttatttttggaaaaataaaaagagaaatcgTTAAGAGATatatttgttgttgttgttttttcaaatgaatatatttgttgttttttttttaaacgagATATATTTGTTGTTTTGCATTATTCCCTTTAATTAATCTCCCAATTAAGCTATAGTAAGTTTGAAAGAGTCGAGATACCAACTCTCTATTGGTGGCTCCGTTCCGCTTCAGagagataatatttatttaactgttatttataattaatagtaaataatttgtatttattgCTGATCACAAATCGCATATAGcttattaaaattgatatatattaaatgtttaataaattatatttaattgttattgttaattgataaaatttattttgtggaaaaaaaaattcatagccCTGGTAATTCTTGCTATTCTCTATAATATTCCTGTTCAATGAATTTTGAAATTGTGATTGACACTAAAAAAAGAATATGCAAATAGGAAATGAATGCGCAGCATATGGAAGATAATTGAGAGGAcactatattaaaaaaaatacaatattatAATAAGGTTATTATTGTCCGCAAATCAAATTTATAGCgaaaagaaattatatatataagatagagctgcaaataaaaagtttaaaatagaaattatatatgACTTTGAAAATCGACTTGGAAAAAGCCTATGATAGACTTAATTGGAAATTTCTTGAATTAGTTTTATCCAATACTGAGTTTTCAAATGTTTGGATCAATAATATTATGAAATGTGTTAGCTCCACTATGTTGAAGTTACTATGGGATGGTAAAAAATTAGAAGGGTTCAGGCCTTCCCGAGGGGTTCGGCAGGGTAATGCTATGTTCCCTTATCTTTTTGTTTTATGTATTGAGCAGTTGAGTAATATGATTGTTGCGTCGGTCAATGAGGGGTTATGGAAGTCTATACCTATATGTAGAAGAGGACCAGCTGTATCTCATTTGATGTTTGCTGACGATATGGTCTCTTCGTTGAAGCCTCGGTCAAGCAAATGAGTTGTATCTTGaagattttgaataatttttcgCTTGTGTTTGGGCGGCGAATAAATTTCAGCAAGTCCTCCATATTTTTCTCTCCAAATATTACTTCAGATTTGGCTGGAAGTTTAGTGAATATGGCAGGGATGGCTAGCACTAATAGTCTTGGCAGCCATCTGGGGATGCCTTCATTTCATGAGAGAGTGGGTCCAGCTTCATTTCGGAAGGTTATTGACAAGATGAAACACAAATTGTCTGGTTGGAAGGCCTCTATGCTTTCTAAAGCAGGGAGGGTCACTATGATTAGCTCGGTTCTTAATGCAATTCTGGTGTTCTTAATGCAGACTACAGTGCTTCCTATTTCAATTTGCAAAGAAATAGAAAAGATATGTAAAGATTTTTTATGGCATGAAAATTCTAGTAATAAGAAGTTGCACCTGATCAATTGGGCGGCGGTGACTAAGCCTAAACATATGAGTGGACTTGGTATAAGTTGTATGAGACATATGAACCAGACACTTGTAAGCAAGCTAGCATGACGAGTTTTGCATAGTTGTGATGAGCTTTTGGCTAAATGTTTGTTTAAGAAATATGCTGTTGGGAGAGTTTCATGGGATATGAAGATGAAAAGTGGAGCATCCATGATTTGGAAGGCGGTGTGTTTTGGTTTGGAGCTTCTTCGCAAAGGAATAAGTCACAATGTGATTTCTGGGAATGAGATATTTTTTTGGACAGATTTATAGCTGTCTATAGGGCCTTTAATTGAGTTCGCTTTGGTGCCTGCTTCCCATTTGAGTCTATCAGACAAGATTCGCAACTATTGGATTGAGGGTGTAAGATGGAATTGGGATGTCTTGAGGCAAGTTCTTCTTAGAAATAGTTTGAGCTTCCTACAACTGTTAACTCTATCTAATGGTGTTGAGGATGTTGATGGCATAATTTGGAGCAGAAACTCGTCAGGTAGGTATTCTGTTAAATCGGGATATGAAGTTTTTTTAAATCCTAATGGGGAAGACCATCAACGGGTTTGGAAATGGATATGGAAGGCTAGAGGAACATAGTGAGTTAGAATATTTATGTGAGAAATTGCTCACGAAAAAATCATGTGTAACGTAGAGAGAAAGAAGAGAGGTTTTACTAATTCTGATGGTTGTGGCTTATGCTCCTCTACATCGAAAACGATCTTCCATGCTTTAAGAGATTGCCCTTTGGCAATGTGATTGTGGAATAAGCTTGGTGCTAGGCAAATTGAGAATGATTTCTTTCGTACCAATGATGTGTTTAGGTGGCTGGCCTCTAATTTATAGTGTATTGATGCTCAGATCAATGGTGTTTCTTGGGATATTGTGTTTGCTGTCGGTCTATGGTGGCTATGGAAGTGGCAGAATTCCTTTATCTTTGATCGTGATTCTCACCACTCTGAGCTCTCGTCGGATTTTATTTTGAAGGAGGCTAAAACGGTTCAGGTGGCATGGCAGAGAGACTCGCTGCACAAGAATGGGTTGAAGCATTTGTTTTTCATTGCTTGGCAACTAGGTGGCTTAGAATGGATAACCGTTAACACAGATGACAGTGTGAATTCTCATGGAGGAGGTTGTGCTGGTGTCTTTAGGAACCATTTCGGCCGTTGGCTTTGCGGTTTTACGCTTGCTTTGGGTGGATGTGATCCTTTGGAAGCGGAGTTGTGGGGGATTTACAGTGCTTTAAAATTGGCTTGGGAAAGAGGGTGGAAGAAGATTGAATTATAATCGTGCAGCTGCTGTGGCTTTAGTTCAAGAACAAGGCTAAGGATCTTTCAGAATTGCTAATTTATTAAGGAACATCAGTAGCCTTTTGCAGCAAGGTTAGGGGGTGAAAATTAAGAAGATTTTTAGAGAAAGCAACAGTGTTGCAGATCATTATGCGAGATTAGCAGTGGCAGAAGATGCTGAGCTTGTGTGGTTGGATAATCTAGACTGTGAAGCTGGCTTACTGCTAAATGCAGATTATATTGGAGTATCTTggcctaaattaatttaatgggAATCTCTCCCtcctattaaaataaaaaaaaagtttaaaataaaattttatactttataatagttcagttttaatttattttatataaattaaacaaaaaagaTTTAAATGTCAAATATTTAACATTCTGCCATTGATACATATCTAATagagcaaatttctaacaatgatATGGAGATTGACGTGAAATCTTATGGCACAAGTCTCAAACACACACGCACAGACAGACAtaaaatccaaagatttgataaactcacGTCATGTGCACACCTGCACCTAGAGAAGTTGAAACACTTATAGaatgatttagatgagaattcaACAAATGCCACAATGAATAGTTAATAAGTTAGCTAAAATTCTTAAtataattgatgaaagcaaatcttcactctcactcaaagcaattaaaaaaaaatctgaaaattaattaaaagttccCTCTTGCAAGTATTTCTTGTCTTTATATATTCTAAAACATTTTTCTTAAACTTGGCCAAATCACACACAAAATCCAAACTCattcacacactaaaataatatatcaaataataaaatataagtcCAAAACATggtccaacactctaaaacttaacacttagaaaataaattataagtaataaaatataagtAAACATGGTCCAACACTCTAAAATTTAGAAGATAAATTATAAGTAATAAAACATAAGTCCAAAACATAGTCCATACTCTAAAACTTAGAAGATAGATTATTGCCAAAATACAAGACCAAATAAAacaagtatttaaataataatacataTCAAATCCATTATAACAAAACTAAATTTTCACAAAAATCTTTATTGATATTCACTTTAGACTTTCCTTTTGTAGTTTTAGCCTATAGGCTTGATTAGACTCCATAAATCCATAATTGCATTAAGTGTTGCACAAAATCTATCCATATGAATTGAAGTACGCTCCAAATGTatttggattatatgaatatgattttgaactcattTTAAACACATTTGAATAATATAAGGTTACTCCACACTGTTGTTGAAAATTTGCattattggatccgtatcatccATATAACTGCTTCTTTGTGGGCTCTCTCCTTGATCCTATTATAGTAATGTCAAAACGGGTTTGTGCCCAGGAATAGTTTGGGATTATTTGTATTTTGTTCGGATCTAAACAAGAGATTTGAGATTCatttttaaaacatatttattttAGCCGGCCTGTTATGGAATCGACTCTACACGGACACAAATCCGCGAACTACCCATTTTAAAAATACTGAAACAACatcattttattcattaattttattttttacatataaagATCAAGATATGGATGATAACAAAATGGTAGATAGAAAATATATCAATTTTCAAAtaagatttaaatgttgttgaTTTGGATaaagataatattaattaatatttttttttattttttatagtttttaataaatttattttattatttaggctattttaataggttttatttaaattaaaaaaaatagagttaaaaacttatttgttgattataatgtctttttttatttatttctcataGTTGGTataatatgtatttttaattaatagtgtgaatttaattaattttttaattttaatttaaattaaaaaaaaaattacgttTGTGTTAGTCTGCGCAGTTTGATTTGAAGTCgactctaaatattaaaaattattggtTTTCTTAACTCGGCTTGTTTTGGAATCAAGTCCATACGGATTAAATCAAGTCCATACGGATTAAATCAGGTTAGACAGTCCGTTCTGACAGCACTATGAGAAAATACTCTCTCAaacttctgaaaaaaaaaatagctaCTCTATTTTTTAAAGATTATCAATTACAAAGCATTTTAATGGGAGGagaataagtttatttttaatttgttttttctgGTTGGATTATTTATTATGGATGTCGGGCTATTTCTTGTATGCGTGGAGTGAACTCTTTATATTCGTGTGGAATAAAaggtattaattataaaatttatgaatatccagatatttaaatttacattataattttaaataatttttaaactctaATTGTATATATAATTCACTGAATATATGTAATTACGAaagaattatataatataagggGTACATTgatgtataaattttaaaatataaaaatattacacATATCTCCTATATTAAAAATTGTTGTAGATTAAATTTGTTTTAATTATCTACTACTATTTAACTATCTGAATAGctgattttaaatagaaatcagCAGGTTGGAATAAATAAAGAAGTCGAATCTAGGATGAATTTAGTCACCACGGACATGGTAGTGAGGATTGAGGACATATTGACATTGTTAGTGAGAATGAGACAAGAACTTTAAAAGACACTACACAATAGAGCTTGGCCCTGCTATGGAATAAGACCCATTGAAAACATTGTAGCAGAGAAAGCATATCCACTGAATGTGAGAGTATCTACATGCAAATCTCCATAATACTTAATTATAAAACCCCAACGTTACAAGGTCCCCTCCTCTCTTCTAGGACCATACCACACGTGAATAACTAAATATAGCTTTAATTTTCCCAAAAATTGAATTtcttttaacattttttatccttttatttacaaaaaaaaattgttaataaaattatttaaaagtaataatatTTTTGCCCAATTAATAAGCTTCactctttattttaaattatgcaattataaattaaaggtAAATATTATGAAAGTACAAATTGAGTTTGAAGACTATaagtaaaaagaagaaaatagtgGAGGACAATGTAACCGAGTTGTCGGAATGGGGGTGGCAGCAATCGGAAGCAGCGGGTGTCGTGGGGTTGCCGGCCGGGAGAGGCAAAGAGGATCACGTGAAGTTGTGAAGGTGGTGTGATTCCAAAGTCAAGAGATCGTGGGTGTGGTTGCAGTGAAAGTTGGTGGGTTTAAGCAAACACAACTTAATATTGGAACTCTGGTTTTCAGTGGAAATGGAGACATCTTATTGcattcttattttatttcaacCAAACATAACCCACGTAGGGAACATGCAtctttgccttttttttttttttttttcttttaattttcttttcaaatataaatacaGACATACGGATCAGTTATAGAATTATAATACAAATTATTAGcttgacattttattttatctttatatttattaaaatatttaattcaataaattttcaacattttctttaaattaaataatttataagtttctttaaaaaataatatttttaattattttgacatTTTTTGAAACTTAATTCTTTATTCATTTTTAATTCAGCTCAAACCTAATCCTACAAAGTTGTATTTCTATTGATAAAAGTATTTAAATTAGTATAATTTAAGATtacaaatttcaaaattttcttaaaaaataaacggAGAGGTAATTTTGAAATGAGAAAATAGATGGAGAAAATAGAAACGTGTGGATGTGAAAGGAGAGTGAGAAAAAGACGTGTATTCCATCAACACTTGGACAAAGCCATCGCACAAGCCCCTCTCTCTAGAACCTTGTAGTATTTTAGGTTCCTCACGGGTCACGCCACTCTTTAAGCTTTTCACGCTCCCATTACCTCGCGTGCACTACAAACTCTTTTTTTagctattaaatataatataaataaagttataatagcttttataattaaattaaaaataatatatttttaatttttgacctggaaaataataacattttataaaaattgttttttttaactATTGATCCAATGCAATAGTACctcaatgaaaaaataaaatagaatctaCTTGTTTGTGTGTACATATTCCTggtaaaaatttcagtttttcttTAATGTTTACAAGTTATAACGAGACACGTGTGGTTGGGTGCGCGTGTTGATGGCGAAAACAATGCAGGGGAAGAGAAAGGAACAAAGGAGGGGCAACTGGGTCGGCTAAAAGCGGAGCAGTAATACTGACATCTTAGCTACTGTTCCTACACCGCTGTCCCCCCAACTTCCCCTGTCTCCGATTTTCTCTCTCTTTACGTTTTCTATTAATTGCCTTCTTAGCAACAAGCCCACGGATCACTCACTCCCTCGCTAGAAAAAAACCCCATTTCTTGGTCTtgcttattttattggtctaagTTCtctgttttcttcttcttttatgatttttagCTTTGCATGATGGAGCTTCGACTGGGTCTCGCTCTTCCAGCCTATGGTTTCGACGCTAATAAGGTGTCTGCTGGTAGCTCTGGCCAAGTGATCATGATCATGAATCAGGGTATGCTTCATTCGTGGTTGTCTACTGGAACATATTCTGCTTCTGCTGAAGATGATTTTAGCACCAACAACCAAAAACGTAGTTTTTATGATGCCTTCGAGGAGACAAATGACGTGCCTCGGACGTTGCCTCTTTTGCTTTGGAATAAACAACCTAAcgaggaagaagatgatgaacaTAAAGATCTTGATAAAAGCTTCCCTTTTGCCTTGAACAGGTATTTATAATCTGGCTTCTTCTTTCTTTGTCTGCTTGTCTTTTTCTGTGTAGTTTAACTCCCTGAAATATCACGAAAATTAACAAGAACTTCCATTAGGTTACTCTGAGGTGCAACCCTAAAACGATATATTGCATTCTTTTTTTAGTAAGTTTGCaatcttgaagattgagaggtgGATATATTTTGTTTGAGCAGAGCTGATGGAGATGGTGATGGAATAGTAGGGTGGCCACCGATTAAGTTCCGGAGGAGGAAGCTTAGCCACAGGAGTAAAGAAAAACGACCGGAGAATGATCGGGCGGTGGACAGTGGATGCGTCGATTGTCATGGTAGACCATCAAAGTCCATGTACGTTAAGGTGAAGATGGAAGGAGTAGCCATAGGAAGAAAAATCGACCTTAGTCTCTGCACTTCTCTTCAAGCTCTTGAACAAACCTTGCATGGCATGTTTGGGATACGTAAGTATAATTAACCAATTCCTTAATTAATAACAGTATTTTATTGAGC
This Manihot esculenta cultivar AM560-2 chromosome 6, M.esculenta_v8, whole genome shotgun sequence DNA region includes the following protein-coding sequences:
- the LOC110618065 gene encoding auxin-responsive protein IAA31, whose protein sequence is MMELRLGLALPAYGFDANKVSAGSSGQVIMIMNQGMLHSWLSTGTYSASAEDDFSTNNQKRSFYDAFEETNDVPRTLPLLLWNKQPNEEEDDEHKDLDKSFPFALNRADGDGDGIVGWPPIKFRRRKLSHRSKEKRPENDRAVDSGCVDCHGRPSKSMYVKVKMEGVAIGRKIDLSLCTSLQALEQTLHGMFGIRQENCSSYKLTFQDREGDWLLADDVSWRSFIRSVQRLKLIRNSR